From Arachis stenosperma cultivar V10309 chromosome 2, arast.V10309.gnm1.PFL2, whole genome shotgun sequence, one genomic window encodes:
- the LOC130963397 gene encoding uncharacterized protein LOC130963397, with product MAMFKQALKDYFVYEGKELMYLKNEPKRIRARCAEEGCPWLVFCSHNSQSLSFQIKTFIGEHNCGRNLSSNMADRSWVTSKLVKRLVTQPLMTPKEALEHMKQDYNVHINYRMIYRALKAAREQVIGKEREQYGKLHDYLNEIHRSNPGSTGMVDVIPQPEGRPLFNRLYISLDACKKGFKAGCRPLIRLDGCFLKGYFGGHLLSAVGQDANNSFFVIAFSVVEAENTDSWKLFLSILHDDLGSVGANGWNFMSDQQKGLAKALHEVMPQAHHRNCVLHIWKNFIKHFKNKHTKGLVWKAAKSTTMREFKDSMELVKKVNTAAWEYLRKFDPGSWTKAYFSHGPKCDNITNNMCEVWNAKIVEYREKPILTMCEELRSYIMRKMAGHKHRISKCKGKLAPVQQLRLDEYIIPESNKWTVEWAGDEARVLFEVQRYQTRVAVNLQRHTCACNVWQLTGLPCKHAVAAISRLRKQGLKPKDFAHKWLTMEAVRATYGDSIKPMNSEEFWEETNRLRPKAPIIRRPPGRPTKKRAVDVVAESQMQQQGHKVRKSFQVTCSKCGQKRHDHMTCKGAPANPNWQPKRKKAGEGVRSNVPQNVTAPSIDPVGKAKRQKKKAPKTSNTHSVQQETRVDTQSSHPAQPPVDGVDSNIEPSNPATPTALPQVPNFRPKQAITRPPVPTVHHSQQQATAPIVQPPLQQATTPNSQPSTQQQLPLEGVSYLGFSLYIITKKNSHSFHLESTITKQINTNLNRYPCIT from the exons ATGGCAATGTTCAAGCAAGCACTTAAGGATTACTTTGTATATGAGGGAAAAGAGCTTATGTATTTGAAGAATGAGCCAAAGAGGATTAGAGCAAGGTGTGCTGAGGAAGGTTGTCCATGGCTGGTGTTTTGCTCTCATAATAGTCAGAGTCTCAGTTTTCAAATCAAGACATTCATTGGAGAGCATAACTGTGGTAGGAATTTGAGCAGCAACATGGCTGATAGATCTTGGGTGACAAGTAAGCTGGTAAAAAGGTTGGTAACTCAACCTCTGATGACTCCGAAAGAGGCACTAGAGCACATGAAGCAGGACTATAATGTCCATATAAATTATAGGATGATATACAGAGCCTTGAAAGCTGCTAGAGAGCAAGTAATTGGAAAGGAGCGAGAACAATATGGAAAGCTGCATGACTACTTAAATGAAATTCACAGAAGCAATCCTGGATCCACTGGTATGGTTGATGTCATTCCTCAACCGGAGGGTCGTCCACTCTTCAATAGGTTGTACATTTCACTGGATGCTTGTAAGAAAGGATTCAAGGCGGGCTGTCGCCCTCTGATTAGATTGGATGGATGCTTCTTAAAAGGGTACTTCGGAGGTCATCTGTTGTCAGCTGTGGGGCAGGATGCTAATAATAGTTTCTTTGTTATAGCTTTTTCTGTAGTTGAAGCTGAGAacactgattcctggaaattGTTTCTTTCAATCCTGCATGATGATCTTGGTTCTGTGGGAGCCAATGGGTGGAACTTCATGTCTGACCAGCAGAAG GGTTTGGCTAAGGCATTGCATGAGGTAATGCCACAAGCCCATCATAGGAATTGTGTCTTACATATATGGAAAAATTTCATCAAGCACTTTAAGAACAAGCACACAAAAGGGCTGGTTTGGAAGGCTGCTAAGAGCACAACAATGAGGGAATTCAAAGACTCAATGGAACTTGTGAAGAAGGTGAACACAGCTGCTTGGGAGTATCTACGGAAGTTTGATCCTGGTTCATGGACGAAGGCTTACTTTAGCCATGGCCCGAAGTGTGACAACATCACCAATAACATGTGCGAAGTTTGGAATGCCAAGATCGTGGAGTATAGAGAGAAACCAATTTTAACTATGTGCGAGGAGCTTCGAAGTTACATAATGCGAAAGATGGCAGGGCACAAGCACAGAATAAGCAAATGCAAGGGTAAATTGGCTCCAGTTCAACAACTAAGGCTGGATGAGTACATCATTCCTGAGAGCAATAAGTGGACAGTAGAGTGGGCTGGGGATGAGGCAAGGGTATTGTTTGAAGTTCAGAGGTACCAGACCAGAGTGGCTGTCAATTTACAAAGACATACATGTGCTTGCAACGTTTGGCAACTAACAG GGTTACCTTGCAAGCATGCAGTAGCTGCTATCTCAAGGTTAAGGAAACAAGGGCTGAAACCAAAGGATTTTGCACATAAATGGCTTACAATGGAAGCTGTTCGGGCTACTTATGGGGACTCCATTAAACCAATGAATTCTGAGGAGTTTTGGGAAGAAACAAACAGGCTGCGTCCAAAGGCACCAATCATTAGGAGACCCCCAGGGAGACCAACCAAAAAAAGGGCTGTTGATGTGGTGGCTGAGTCACAAATGCAGCAGCAAGGTCACAAGGTGAGGAAGTCTTTCCAAGTCACGTGCAGTAAATGTGGGCAAAAGAGACACGACCACATGACTTGCAAAGGAGCTCCTGCAAATCCGAATTGGCAGCCAAAACGAAAGAAG GCCGGGGAAGGAGTTAGAAGCAATGTTCCCCAAAATGTTACTGCCCCATCTATTGATCCAGTG GGTAAAGCAAAAAGGCAAAAGAAAAAAGCCCCTAAGACCTCTAACACTCACTCAGTCCAACAAGAGACAAGGGTTGACACTCAATCTTCACACCCTGCCCAACCACCAGTAGAC GGTGTGGACTCCAATATTGAGCCCTCAAACCCTGCTACCCCAACTGCACTCCCCCAGGTGCCAAATTTCAGGCCCAAGCAAGCTATAACTAGACCTCCAGTACCTACAGTGCACCACTCTCAACAGCAGGCCACAGCCCCAATAGTTCAGCCACCTCTACAGCAAGCAACAACCCCAAACTCACAACCATCAACTCAGCAACAACTTCCACTTGAAGGAGTG